In one Candidatus Nealsonbacteria bacterium genomic region, the following are encoded:
- the dprA gene encoding DNA-protecting protein DprA gives MYRIEKITIQDKEYPELLKKISEPPEKLYFKGKLLPKENCFAIVGTRLCSNYGKQIALEIGGDLATAGLTIVSGLATGIDTFSHLAAVERGRRTIAVLGTGLDEKSTYPQSNLKLIKKILEIGGCLISEYPPGTHGTKFTFPERNRIIAGMSLGVLVIEAKQKSGALITAMWTKKQGKKVFAIPGPVHSSNSKGCHYLIKKGAKLTENANDILKELKLPQKSTRTVLVEGENEEETLILEVLKEGPLYIDKIIEKTKLSASSTASTVSVLEIKNKVRNLGGNTFALIR, from the coding sequence ATGTACAGAATTGAAAAAATTACTATACAAGATAAAGAATATCCAGAACTCTTAAAGAAAATTTCAGAACCGCCAGAAAAACTTTATTTTAAGGGAAAACTTTTGCCAAAGGAAAATTGTTTTGCTATTGTTGGAACAAGGCTTTGCTCTAATTATGGAAAGCAGATAGCTTTAGAAATCGGAGGAGATTTAGCAACAGCTGGTTTAACCATTGTTTCTGGCTTAGCTACAGGTATAGATACCTTTTCTCATTTAGCAGCTGTGGAAAGAGGAAGAAGAACAATCGCTGTTTTAGGAACAGGACTTGATGAAAAATCAACTTATCCTCAATCAAACCTAAAATTAATTAAAAAGATTTTAGAAATAGGGGGTTGCTTAATTTCTGAATATCCTCCGGGAACTCATGGTACAAAATTTACTTTTCCTGAAAGGAATAGAATTATAGCCGGAATGTCCTTGGGAGTTTTAGTCATTGAAGCTAAACAAAAATCAGGCGCTTTAATTACAGCTATGTGGACAAAAAAACAAGGGAAAAAAGTTTTTGCCATACCAGGTCCTGTCCATTCATCAAATTCAAAGGGATGCCATTATTTAATCAAAAAAGGAGCAAAATTGACTGAAAATGCTAATGATATCTTAAAAGAATTAAAACTTCCCCAAAAATCAACGAGAACTGTTCTCGTTGAGGGAGAAAATGAAGAGGAAACTTTAATTTTAGAGGTTTTAAAAGAGGGACCCCTATACATTGATAAAATCATTGAAAAGACAAAACTTTCCGCTTCCTCAACAGCCAGTACTGTTTCTGTATTGGAAATAAAAAATAAAGTAAGAAATCTTGGAGGCAATACCTTCGCACTTATTCGCTAA